GTCATCTCCTTTACTCTGAGTATATGCTTCCGTTTTTAATCGTCGGCTTGATATTATTAGTCGCCACCGTAGGCGTCGTCCATGTGAGCCGCAAGGAGGTCAAAATCAAATGACTGTGACAATCGGACATTATCTTTTAGTGAGCGGTCTCCTGTTTACCATAGGGCTGCTCGGAGTTATTTTGAGGAGGAATATCCTCGTCATATATATGTGTCTGGAAATCATGCTCTCCGCAGCCGCCTTGGCTTTTGTGGCTTTTGCAAAATTTAATGATGTGCTGGACGGCCAGATAATGGTTTTTTTCCTGATCACCGTAGCCGCTGCTGAGGTAGCCTTGGGACTGGCGATTATTGTCGCCTATTACAGGCTCAAGCAGACAACGCATATCGAAGACATGAACTCAATGAAGTTTTAGAGATGACTATGAATTTTAACCCCGTATGGCTTATTTTATTCCTTCCGCTGGTCAGCGCGGCAGTGATCGCCTGTTTTACAATCAAATGTTCTTCATTAAGCAGTTTAATATCGACATCCTCGGCCGGTATTTGTGCGCTTCTTTCGATCATTCTGGCCTTTGGAGGGTTGACTCCGCCCGCCCCGTTTCACTGGATGACCATTGGGGGGCTTAATGTCACAATCGGGTTCTGGTATAATCACCTCAGCCAGCTCATGCTGCTGGTTGTCACTGTAGTCGGGTTCCTTGTCCATTTTTATTCCTTGGGATATATGAAAGGTGATGAAGGTAAATCCCGTTATTTTGCCGGACTGTCTTTATTCATGTTCTCCATGACGGGTATCGTTTTTGCGGATAACTTGATCATGATGTTCATGTTCTGGGAGTTGGTCGGGGTGAGCTCCTATGTCCTCATCGGACATTGGTTCTTTAAACATGAAGCCGCTGATGCCGCAAAAAAAGCGTTTTTAACGAATAAAATCGGTGATTTCGGATTTATCATGGGAATCATCCTCATTTATGTCACGACAGGAACTGTATCTTTGACTGAA
This sequence is a window from Verrucomicrobiota bacterium. Protein-coding genes within it:
- the nuoK gene encoding NADH-quinone oxidoreductase subunit NuoK, whose translation is MTVTIGHYLLVSGLLFTIGLLGVILRRNILVIYMCLEIMLSAAALAFVAFAKFNDVLDGQIMVFFLITVAAAEVALGLAIIVAYYRLKQTTHIEDMNSMKF